From a single Capsicum annuum cultivar UCD-10X-F1 chromosome 12, UCD10Xv1.1, whole genome shotgun sequence genomic region:
- the LOC124889686 gene encoding uncharacterized protein LOC124889686: MQDVVERLRHLEGNKGIKGLNYEDLCIHPDVELLEGYKPPKFELYNGTGDPKVHLRVYFDKLAGVGKNEKIQMKLFMRSLMGEALTCNTSSWTYMQVMKKKPNESFHEYAMRWRAEAARSRPLVEEQQIKEYFFKAQEPQDLDKLIIVRDKSFSEIIRIGEMFEECLKNGSIIRLNTQSAGITKNKKKKEIGSVMAAHPSEIVPIHESPTISNVSFLPNASTILKSLLSRI; the protein is encoded by the exons ATGCAGGATGTAGTTGAAAGGTTGAGACATTTGGAAGGAAACAAGGGTATAAAGGGTCTCAATTATGAAGACTTGTGTATCCACCCGGACGTAGAGCTGCTGGAGGGGTACAAACCTCCCAAGTTTGAATTATACAATGGGACTGGAGATCCTAAAGTGCATCTGCGTGTGTACTTTGACAAACTCGCGGGTGTAGGAAAGAATGAGAAAATTCAGATGAAGCTATTTATGAGAAGCCTCATGGGAGAGGCTCTCACATG CAATACTTCGAGTTGGACTTACATGCAGGTGATGAAGAAGAAACCTAATGAATCCTTCCATGAGTACGCTATGAGATGGAGGGCCGAGGCTGCGAGATCTAGGCCTCTAGTTGAGGAGCAACAAATAAAGGAATATTTTTTTAAGGCACAAGAGCCACAGGACCTTGATAAGCTGATAATAGTCAGAGACAAAAGTTTCTCTGAAATCATCAGAATAGGAGAAATGTTTGAAGAGTGTCTAAAAAATGGTAGCATTATCCGCTTAAACACTCAATCTGCAGgaataacaaaaaataagaagaagaaggagatagGATCGGTAATGGCGGCCCATCCTTCGGAGATTGTCCCAATCCATGAAAGCCCCACTATATCAAATGTCTCCTTCTTACCAAATGCCTCCACAATTCTCAAGTCCCTCCTATCCCGTATATAA